The Sporosarcina sp. Te-1 DNA window ATAAAGTGGAGACGTATTTGTTTGTCCATCACATCATTTGGAAAGAGGAGGACTTTCGATGTTAGAGAAAGATATCGAAGAGGTATTAATTACAGAAGAACAACTTCAAGAAAAAATAGCGGAGCTTGGAGCTGTCCTGTCAGAGGAGTATAAGGATAAATTCCCGCTAGCCATCGGAGTCCTCAAAGGCGCTCTACCATTCATGAGCGACTTGATCAAAAGAATCGATGCATACATAGAATTGGATTTCATGGATGTATCCAGCTATGGGAACGCGACAGTTTCTTCGGGTGAAGTGAAAATTGTCAAAGATTTGAATACGAGCGTCGAAGGAAGGGACGTCTTGATCATCGAAGACATCATCGACAGCGGAAAGACATTGAATTACCTTGTCGATCTGTTCAAATACCGCAAAGCGAAATCCATTAAAATCGTCACGTTGCTTGATAAGCCGACCGGCCGGAAAGTGGACTTGAGTGCTGACCATGTCGGATTTCTCGTTCCGGATGCGTTCGTCGTTGGATACGGACTGGACTATGCAGAAAAATATCGCAACTTGCCTTATATCGGTGTTCTGAAAAAGGAAATCTACTCTTTTTGAAAGCTTTCCGACAAGTCCTCCTCAAGGGCGACGGAAGGCTTTTTCCATAAGTCGTTTTCATTGTAGATTGGTTCCTATCTGTGTTAAGATTTACAATAGTTTTCTGTTGAAGAAATGAGGAGGCTTGGGATGAATCGAATACTTCGATACTTTCTATTATACGGACTGATCTTCCTTGCCATCATGGGGATTTTCAGTTCACTAAATAATCCGAATCCAAAGATGGAAGAGATCAGTACTAACACTTTTTATAGTGAGTTGCAAAAAGGCAACGTTGAGTCTATCACACTTCAACCGGTCAATGGTGTCCTGAACGTTGTCGGGACTCTG harbors:
- the hpt gene encoding hypoxanthine phosphoribosyltransferase produces the protein MLEKDIEEVLITEEQLQEKIAELGAVLSEEYKDKFPLAIGVLKGALPFMSDLIKRIDAYIELDFMDVSSYGNATVSSGEVKIVKDLNTSVEGRDVLIIEDIIDSGKTLNYLVDLFKYRKAKSIKIVTLLDKPTGRKVDLSADHVGFLVPDAFVVGYGLDYAEKYRNLPYIGVLKKEIYSF